One Coccinella septempunctata chromosome 1, icCocSept1.1, whole genome shotgun sequence DNA window includes the following coding sequences:
- the LOC123309147 gene encoding ADP-ribosylation factor-like protein 4A, translating into MGANMGKNTSLLDALPSGQGTLHVVMLGLDSAGKTTALYRLKFDQYLNTVPTIGFNCEKVKGMIGKAKGINFLVWDVGGQEKLRPLWKSYTRCTDGIVFVLDSVDIERMEEAKMELIRTVKSPENAGVPILVLANKQDLPGAREPRELEKLMGLTELGGSGAPGGHLWHVQPACAITGDGLQEGLEVLYEMILKRRKLAKERKKKAR; encoded by the coding sequence ATGGGTGCGAACATGGGCAAGAACACCTCCCTCCTGGACGCTCTTCCGTCGGGCCAGGGCACCTTACACGTAGTGATGCTGGGCCTAGACTCGGCCGGCAAGACCACAGCCTTATACCGCCTAAAATTCGACCAATACCTCAACACGGTACCTACCATAGGCTTCAACTGCGAGAAAGTGAAGGGCATGATCGGGAAGGCGAAGGGCATAAACTTTCTGGTGTGGGACGTGGGCGGGCAGGAAAAGCTACGGCCGCTTTGGAAGTCGTACACTCGGTGCACGGACGGTATAGTGTTCGTGTTGGACAGTGTAGATATAGAGCGGATGGAGGAGGCGAAGATGGAGCTTATACGGACTGTCAAGTCTCCGGAAAACGCCGGTGTGCCCATCCTGGTGCTCGCCAACAAGCAGGATCTACCGGGCGCTAGGGAACCTCGCGAGCTCGAGAAGCTGATGGGTCTGACTGAACTGGGGGGTAGTGGGGCCCCTGGGGGACACCTCTGGCACGTCCAGCCGGCCTGCGCCATCACCGGGGACGGTCTGCAGGAGGGGCTCGAGGTGCTGTACGAGATGATACTGAAACGCAGGAAGCTGGCGAAAGAACGGAAGAAGAAGGCTAGGTAG